The Solirubrobacterales bacterium DNA segment CTTCGTCAAGTACGAGTTCCAGCACACCTACGACGCGATCCTGGCCGCGCCGGTCGACACCGAGGAGCTCGTCACGGGCGAGGCCCTGTGGATCGGCGCCCGAACCGGGGTTTATGGGTGCGTGCCGATGCTGGTCGCGGTTGCCTTCGGCCTCAACCTGAGCTGGGGCATGCTGCTGGTGCCCGGAATCGCGGGCCTGGCAGGGCTGGGTTGGGCGGGATTTGGGATCTTCATCGCCGCCAAATCGGACAAGATCGAGAGCTTCTCCTACTGGCAGAGTGGGCTCTTAACGCCGATGTTCCTCGTCGCGGGCACCTTCTTCCCGCTCGACGGGCTGCCCACTTGGGCGCAGGTGCTCGGACACCTCAACCCCCTGTACCACTGCGTAGAGCTCGTGCGGGATGCCGTGTTCGGCCTCGAGGGCTGGGCCGACGTCGGGCACCTCGCGTTCCTGATCGCGTTCGCGCTGGTCTCGTGGCGCTTGGCGGTCCGCTTCATGGAGCGCAAGCTGATCCACTGAGGCGGCGCGGGCTTCAGCTCAGATGGCGCGAAGCGATCTCGGCGCCATGGGCCTCCGGATGCCGCTTGCGCTCTTCCCGCGTGACCACTGCGCAGAAGAGGTCCACGAGCTGC contains these protein-coding regions:
- a CDS encoding ABC transporter permease, whose protein sequence is MAVARAQRRLHRLEPAALRGMIMREVVNFSSFWRSSTFSSTVDPTIYLLAFGFGFGSLVSSVAGYDYVDFVGTGIVATTVLFAGAFPAMYSTFVKYEFQHTYDAILAAPVDTEELVTGEALWIGARTGVYGCVPMLVAVAFGLNLSWGMLLVPGIAGLAGLGWAGFGIFIAAKSDKIESFSYWQSGLLTPMFLVAGTFFPLDGLPTWAQVLGHLNPLYHCVELVRDAVFGLEGWADVGHLAFLIAFALVSWRLAVRFMERKLIH